Proteins encoded by one window of Nicotiana tabacum cultivar K326 chromosome 10, ASM71507v2, whole genome shotgun sequence:
- the LOC142164826 gene encoding uncharacterized protein LOC142164826: MEYQILAIRFQTVWIHNRLPTDDNIKKLGYLYPSRYDRCDNPMSEDVEHIFRKSNLSKNIWNAFRNQFGINDSGGGIRHAMLGWWFANFQNPIQKLMLQVIIPLLINWHIWKARCRKKYDQERFYIPKVAHYIFHDTTIIIHKQFRQIDVASNWKKCLSICETAKPKLNIIRATWKLPQPGMFKLNTNGCFNGNPCKSGGGGVVRVHQGEVIAAFATPFGIQTNNAAESLALCIGLKWCKDQRINKICVELDSSLVVNWVNGKIKPPWNLRHNIEKIQKIMITFEAFHVTHCYREANRVADALAKEGSERTSTKWYFSAHELPSQARGLCFMDKDKLASFRIRASKTTFVYDAND; the protein is encoded by the coding sequence ATGGAATACCAAATATTAGCTATAAGATTCCAAACTGTATGGATCCATAATAGACTCCCTACTGATGATAATATCAAGAAGCTTGGTTACCTTTATCCCTCTAGATATGACCGTTGTGATAATCCTATGAGCGAGGATGTGGAACATATTTTTAGAAAAAGCAATCTCAGCAAGAATATTTGGAATGCCTTTAGAAATCAATTTGGAATTAATGACTCTGGAGGGGGAATTAGACATGCCATGCTAGGATGGTGGTTTGCTAACTTTCAGAATCCTATCCAAAAACTTATGTTACAGGTTATTATTCCCCTTCTAATTAATTGGCATATCTGGAAGGCAAGATGCAGGAAAAAGTATGATCAAGAAAGATTCTACATCCCTAAGGTAGCACATTACATTTTCCATGATACCACTATAATCATTCACAAACAGTTTAGACAGATTGATGTAGCCTCCAATTGGAAGAAATGTTTGTCCATTTGTGAAACAGCTAAGCCAAAGCTGAATATCATCCGTGCCACCTGGAAACTCCCTCAGCCTGGTATGTTTAAACTTAATACTAATGGATGCTTTAATGGTAATCCATGTAAAAGTGGTGGTGGAGGTGTTGTTAGGGTACACCAAGGAGAGGTGATAGCTGCATTTGCAACTCCTTTTGGTATCCAGACTAATAATGCTGCAGAATCACTAGCTTTATGTATTGGTCTTAAATGGTGCAAGGATCAAAGAATTAACAAGATCTGTGTCGAATTAGATTCCTCGTTGGTAGTCAACTGGGTTAATGGAAAGATAAAACCTCCTTGGAATTTAAGACACAACAtagagaaaattcaaaaaatcatGATAACCTTTGAGGCGTTCCACGTCACACATTGCTATAGAGAGGCTAATAGGGTCGCGGATGCACTGGCTAAAGAAGGATCAGAAAGAACCAGTACTAAATGGTATTTCTCTGCTCATGAACTTCCAAGTCAAGCTAGAGGTCTATGCTTTATGGATAAGGATAAATTAGCAAGCTTCAGAATAAGAGCCTCCAAGACTACTTTTGTATATGATGCTAATGACTAA
- the LOC107773731 gene encoding 1-aminocyclopropane-1-carboxylate oxidase homolog 1, which yields MDSSSNNEVFSAIESKYDRKRELKAFDDTKAGVKGLVDAGVSKVPKIFISPSDTTKKSNSSTEQFIFPVINLQGIIDGDQIKRKEVVEKVRDASETWGFFQVVNHGIPSDVLEEMIRGVRSFHEQDTEIKKQWYTRQLTKRVVYNSNFDLYSAPATNWRDTFFCIMAPNPPSPEQLPPICRDIIIKYSEEVKKLGSYLFELLAEALGLNRNHLSEMDCDKGLSVVCHYYPACPEPQLTLGASKHADDGFITLLLQDNIGGLQVLHQNHWVDVPPTLGALVVNIADLLQLISNDKFKSVEHRVLANHIGPRISIACFFSTFSLESSRLYGPIKELLLEDNPPKYRETTIQEYAAYFTEKGLDGTSALHHFRL from the exons atggatagcagcagcaacaatgaGGTTTTCTCAgcaattgaatcaaaatatgatagAAAGAGAGAGTTAAAAGCTTTTGACGACACAAAAGCAGGTGTTAAAGGACTTGTTGATGCAGGAGTTAGTAAAGTCCCTAAGATTTTCATTTCACCTTCAGATACAACAAAGAAGTCAAATTCCAGCACAGAACAGTTCATATTTCCAGTCATTAACCTCCAAGGCATTATTGATGGTGATCAAATCAAGCGAAAGGAGGTCGTTGAAAAAGTCCGCGATGCATCTGAGACATGGGGTTTCTTTCAAGTGGTAAATCATGGCATTCCAAGTGATGTCTTGGAAGAAATGATACGTGGTGTTCGTAGTTTCCATGAGCAAGATACTGAGATCAAGAAACAATGGTATACTCGACAGTTAACTAAAAGGGTCGTTTACAACAGCAATTTTGATTTGTATAGTGCACCTGCAACTAATTGGAGGGATACTTTTTTCTGCATTATGGCTCCTAATCCTCCTAGTCCTGAACAACTGCCTCCAATCTGTAG GGATATCATTATTAAGTACTCTGAGGAAGTGAAGAAACTGGGGAGTTATCTGTTTGAATTATTGGCAGAAGCTCTTGGGCTGAATAGAAACCATCTCAGTGAAATGGATTGTGACAAGGGACTTTCAGTAGTATGCCACTACTATCCAGCTTGTCCAGAACCACAACTCACATTAGGTGCTAGTAAACATGCTGATGATGGGTTCATAACTCTGCTTCTCCAAGATAATATAGGAGGATTGCAAGTTCTTCATCAAAACCATTGGGTTGATGTCCCCCCTACCCTTGGTGCTCTTGTCGTAAATATTGCAGATCTTCTGCAG CTAATATCAAATGACAAGTTTAAAAGCGTTGAACATCGCGTACTAGCCAATCATATTGGTCCAAGGATATCAATTGCGTGCTTCTTCTCCACATTTTCCCTGGAATCCTCAAGACTCTATGGACCTATTAAGGAGTTGTTGTTGGAAGATAATCCCCCAAAGTACAGAGAAACAACAATACAGGAATATGCTGCCTATTTTACTGAAAAGGGGCTCGACGGAACTTCTGCGCTACATCATTTTAGACTTTAA
- the LOC107772907 gene encoding 1-aminocyclopropane-1-carboxylate oxidase homolog, with the protein MEMKYTDEIQFASEPKYDRKAELQAFDETKAGVKGLVDAGITILPNIFVQPQSEEVEIPSKKELTFPIIDLDCIKEDKITRKKIVQQVVHVSDTWGFFQVINHGISGLILSHVMEEMKDGVIRFFEQDTEVKKKWYSRDFTKRFIFHSNFDLFRSPVTNWRDTFYATVAPIPPNPEEFSSICSNFLTLLLQDNIGGLQVLHQNHWVDVPPTPGALVVNIGDLLQLISNDKFKSVEHRVLANKVSSRISVACFFTTSFLPTERLYGPIQELISEHNPLKYKETTIKEYTTYYTNKGLDDTSALLHFRL; encoded by the exons ATGGAGATGAAGTACACAGATGAAATTCAGTTTGCAAGTGAGCCAAAGTATGACAGAAAAGCTGAACTACAAGCCTTTGATGAGACGAAAGCCGGTGTTAAGGGACTAGTGGATGCAGGTATTACCATATTACCAAACATTTTTGTTCAACCACAGAGTGAAGAGGTAGAAATTCCCAGCAAAAAGGAACTTACTTTTCCAATTATCGATCTTGATTGCATCAAAGAAGATAAGATCACGCGAAAGAAGATAGTCCAGCAAGTTGTTCATGTATCGGACACTTGGGGTTTCTTTCAAGTGATTAATCATGggattt CAGGATT GATTCTTAGTCATGTTATGGAGGAAATGAAAGATGGGGTTATCAGGTTCTTTGAACAAGATACtgaggtgaagaagaaatggtatTCGCGAGACTTCACAAAACGGTTTATATTTCATAGTAATTTTGATCTGTTTAGATCACCAGTAACCAACTGGAGGGACACTTTTTATGCCACAGTAGCTCCTATACCTCCCAATCCTGAAGAATTTTCCTCTATCTGCAG TAACTTCCTCACCTTGCTTCTCCAAGACAATATAGGCGGCCTCCAAGTTCTACATCAAAACCATTGGGTAGATGTTCCCCCTACTCCCGGAGCTCTCGTGGTCAATATTGGAGATCTTCTTCAG CTTATATCAAATGACAAGTTCAAAAGTGTTGAACATAGAGTACTGGCAAATAAGGTTAGTTCAAGGATATCAGTGGCTTGCTTTTTCACGACAAGTTTTCTTCCAACAGAAAGGTTATATGGACCTATCCAGGAGTTGATATCAGAACATAATCCTCTAAAGTACAAGGAAACCACAATTAAGGAGTACACTACTTATTACACTAACAAAGGGCTGGATGACACTTCTGCTTTGTTGCATTTTAGACTTTAG